One stretch of Litoribacterium kuwaitense DNA includes these proteins:
- a CDS encoding Cof-type HAD-IIB family hydrolase has product MKCIAIDMDGTLLSSSQEVADEEKDAIQYARRQGVEIVICTGRSKEEALLPLQKAGLELPMICVNGAQTWREDGTLLDSDLLEKEQFTRIQEVLKDIGIYFELYTNEGNYTTDYDKAISVLVNIFMGNQGSQANYEHLTRVAQKHVSDGRLHLVEDYDTLIRKESVELLKILCFSFHKGSLNEARERLQAYEDIAVSSSGKENLEITNVEAQKGLALERFVHKNGWTLEETMAIGDNYNDLSMFKMAGTAVAMGNAEDEIKNHANEITKTNEAHGVAHAILKTLQVR; this is encoded by the coding sequence ATGAAATGCATTGCCATTGATATGGATGGAACGTTGCTTTCCTCAAGTCAAGAAGTAGCTGATGAAGAAAAAGATGCGATTCAATACGCTCGACGTCAAGGTGTTGAAATCGTTATTTGTACAGGACGTTCAAAAGAAGAGGCATTGCTCCCTCTTCAAAAAGCAGGATTGGAACTACCGATGATTTGTGTAAATGGTGCCCAAACTTGGAGAGAGGACGGGACGCTACTCGACTCTGACTTGCTTGAGAAAGAGCAATTTACACGGATTCAAGAAGTTTTGAAAGATATCGGAATATACTTTGAGCTATATACAAATGAAGGAAATTACACAACTGATTATGATAAAGCCATTTCAGTGCTCGTCAATATCTTTATGGGAAATCAAGGCTCACAAGCGAACTATGAGCATTTGACGAGAGTGGCACAAAAACATGTCAGCGATGGACGGCTTCATCTCGTAGAAGATTACGATACGCTTATTCGTAAAGAGTCGGTCGAGTTACTTAAAATCCTATGTTTTTCGTTTCATAAAGGCAGTTTAAACGAAGCGAGAGAACGGCTTCAAGCATATGAGGATATTGCTGTTAGCTCGTCTGGAAAAGAGAATTTGGAAATTACTAACGTTGAAGCGCAAAAGGGTCTTGCGTTGGAACGTTTTGTTCACAAAAATGGCTGGACGCTTGAAGAGACGATGGCCATCGGTGATAATTATAATGATTTGTCAATGTTTAAGATGGCAGGTACAGCTGTTGCGATGGGGAATGCTGAGGATGAGATAAAAAATCATGCCAATGAAATTACAAAAACAAATGAAGCGCATGGTGTCGCTCACGCCATTTTAAAAACCCTTCAAGTGCGATGA